A single window of Manduca sexta isolate Smith_Timp_Sample1 chromosome 15, JHU_Msex_v1.0, whole genome shotgun sequence DNA harbors:
- the LOC115451853 gene encoding U6 snRNA phosphodiesterase isoform X4, giving the protein MSGLAYLGEYGSDSEDSVSDLEETRRNKFPVPDLSHIPVVPSDTHEDNPKLHGGRKRSFPHVRGNWPSYVYVNYPQNDILINLINKLKSIASSQGSFWVICEDLHISLSKTVILLYHWISSFNTSIQKSLSTIERNRRFI; this is encoded by the exons ATGTCAGGTCTAGCCTATCTTGGTGAATACGGTTCTGATTCTGAAGACAGTGTAAGTGACTTAGAAGAAACTCGTAG AAACAAGTTTCCAGTGCCAGATTTGAGTCATATTCCAGTTGTTCCTTCGGACACCCATGAAGATAACCCTAAACTCCATGGAGGGCGCAAACGCTCATTTCCTCATGTAAGAGGAAATTGGCCCTCATATGTGTATGTTAACT ATCCTCAGAACGACATcttgataaatttaatcaacAAGTTGAAATCTATAGCCTCATCTCAAGGTTCATTTTGGGTAATATGTGAAGATCTTCACATAAGTTTATCAAAAACagttattttactttatcaTTGGATATCATCCTTCAACACTTCTATACAAAAAAGTTTAAGCACCATAGAAAG